In the Streptomyces sp. SJL17-4 genome, GGAGCCCGATCACGGTGAACAGCGGAAGCAGCAGGACGGTCTGGAGGAGTCCGGCCCGGAACGGGACCGGCGGAATGGTCCGTACGTCCCCGTCGTCCTGGACGGACTTCTCCAGGCGCCGGGCCAGCTTGCGCAGGGTGGGCTGCTGGTAGATGTCGACGACGGCCGCGCTCGGATAGCGGGTGCGCAGCCGGGTGGTGAGCTGGGCGGCGGCGAGGCTGTTGCCGCCGATCGCGAAGAAGTCGTCGGCGGCGCCGGTGACGGCAACGCCGAGGGTCTCGCTCCACTGCTCGGCCAGCCAGGCCTCCGTGCCGTACAGCTGCTCGGCGGGGCCGGTGGTCTCCAGGTCGGGCAGGGGCCACGGCAGCGCGTCCCGGTCCACCTTGCCCGAGGTACGGGTGGGCAGCTCGGCGACGGGCGCGAGGAGCGGCACCAGGGCCGCGGGGAGCTCGGCGCGCAGCCGTTCGACCGCCGCCGCGTGGTCCCAGCCCTCCTGCGTCACGAGATAGCCCACGAGCAGCTGGTTGCCGCTGCGCGCGGTACGGACGGCGGCGGCCGCGCCCGCGACACCGGGCAGGCCCTGGAGGGCGGAGTCCACCTCGCCCAGCTCGATGCGGCGGCCGCCGAGCTTGATCTGCTCGTCGCCGCGGCCGAGGAAGACCAGCCCCTCCGGCTCGGCGCGGACGAGGTCGCCGCTGCGGTACGCGCGCTCCCAGCCGAGGGATTCCAGCGGGGCGTACTTCTCCGTGTCCTTCTCGGGGTCGAGGTAGCGGGCGAGACCGACGCCGCCGATCACCAGCTGGCCGCTGCCGCCCATCGGCACCGGCTCGCCGGACTCGTCGACGACGGCCAGCTCCCAGCCGTTCAGGGGGAGACCGATCCTGATCGGCTCCTCACCGGTCAGCAGGGAGGCGCAGGCGACGACGGTCGCCTCGGTGGGGCCGTACGTGTTCCACACCTCGCGGCCCTCGGTGACCAGGCGCTGGGTCAGCTCGGGCGGGCAGGCCTCGCCGCCGAAGATCAGCAGCCGGACCTCGTCGAGGGTCTCCGGATCCCAGAGCGCGGCGAGGGTCGGGACGGTGGAGACCACGGTGATCTCCTGCTCCACCAGCCAGGGGCCGAGGTCGGCGCCGCTGCGCACCTGCGACCGGGGGACGGGCACCAGGCAGGCGCCGTAGCGCCAGGCCAGCCACATCTCCTCGCAGGAGGCGTCGAAAGCGACGGAGAGGCCCGCCATGACCCGGTCGCCGGGTCCGATCGGCTCGTCCACCAGGAACAGCGCGGCCTCGGCGTCCACGAACGCGGCGGCGCTGCGGTGGCTGACGGCGACGCCCTTGGGCTTGCCCGTGGAGCCCGAGGTGAAGATGATCCACGCGTCGTGTTCGGGCCCGGGGCGCGCGGCGGCGGCCCCGTCGCCCTCCCGCCCGGTGACCTCGATCCGCTGCTCCGCGCCGACGACGGCCCGCACGCCGGCCTCCCCGAACACCAGCTCGGCCCGCTCGTCCGGGTCCTCGGCGTCGACCGGCACATAGGCGGCTCCCGCGGAGAGCACGGCGAGGATGGCCACGTACAGCTCATTGGTCCCGGACGGCACCCGGACGCCCACCCGGTCGCCGAGCCCCACACCGGCGGCCGCGAGCGCGCGCCGCCGGCGCTCCACCTCGGCGGCCAGCGCCCGGTAGGTCAGCCGGGTGCTGCCGTCGTCCAGGGCGAGCTCGTCGGGGTGGGCCCGTACCGACGCCTCGAAGACGTCGACGAGGGTGCGCACCGGGGCGGCGGGCCCGGCGGAGAACCGGGCGGACTTTCCGGACTCCTCCTCCCACGCGTCCCCGTCGTGGAGCAGAGTGGCGTCACCGTGCTCTGGTGTGGCTGCCATCGGACCTCGCGTCTCGTTCCCGGCAACGTCCGGGTCGTCGGCGGAGCCCGGGTCTGCCCAGGTTGTTCCGGTCCGACGCCAAACAGCCCGCCAGTCTAGTGCGTAGGCCAGGATTCTCCGGTCGACACCTTGCGCGTGGCTGGTTGGGAGCGGTATTGGAGCCGGATTCGAGGTGACCGGAGGGTGTCCGCCGACGCCGCGGGACCGGCCGGGGCAGCCAGAGCCGCCAGCACCTCGCCCGCCAGGGCGAAGGGGTCACCCGTGGGCGTCGTCGGGTAGCGCTGATGGCCGCGCGCCCAGGCGTCGTCGTGCGCGAACCAGTCGACGGCGAGCGGCTGCGTGCCGTTCACCAGCGCACGGTCGAGACTCGCGAAGTACGCGGCCCAGCGCGGCGCGTAGACGTCCTGGACGAGGCCGGACCACTCACGGTTGGCGTAGTCGTGCAGACCGCCCGACTCACTCGGTCCCTTGTCGGCCCAGGTGGTGAGGATCGAGCGGGCGTCGTACTCCAACCGGTCGCGTTCCGCCCGGTCGGCTCCCCAGGAGCGCGCGTCGGCGAGCCAGGGACCGATCAGGAACCGCCGGTCGGATCCGACGAGCCGCCCGAGCAGTTCCTCCTGCTCCTGCCACTCCCGTACCAGCGCCCGGAATCCCGCCAGGTCCTCGGCCTCGTACGCGGCCTTGATACGGGGCAGCAGGACCCGGCTGCGGTTGGTGAGCGCCTGCCGTGCCACGTCCACGAGGTCGAAGCGGTACGCGTCCGTGGTCCGCAGCCGGGGCGCCACCTGGAGGAGCTCCGCGAGTGCCCGCTCGACGGTGGCGGCGTCGTACCGCATGGCCCGCGGGCTCCATTTCGCGGCGGTGGCCGCCGTCAGAGCCGGCCGCGCGGTGAAGAGGCTGTCCTGCGGCTCGCTCCAGGTGCCGGACCGCATGCTGTACGGGCCGCGACGCAGCTGCTCCCAGGCGGCGGCCGCATGGGGATCCGTACCCCCGTAGCGCCGGGCGGCGTACGCGGCGAACCAGCTCTTCTGGTCGATCGGGCCGGGCTGCCAGGCGAGTTCGGTGAAGAGGTCGAACGCGGCGGGGTTCCCGCCGGTGCCTTCGGGGAGGTACGCGATGCCGCGCAGGGCGCTGTCCTGCTTGCCGAGCCAGGCGTGGAAGCGGTTCACCCACGCGCCGGTGTTGGCGCCGATGCTGGTGTGGCCGCCGAAGTTGGGGATCGTGCCGAAGGCGTACGGCGTGCCGCCCCACCGGGTCTCGCGGTCGAGCCCGTCGTACCGGTCGGAGAGGCCGTCGACGATCAGGACCCGGCGGCGGTCGACGCCGCTCAGGAGGGCCGGGGTCGGGTTGTTCTGCCAGCCGAGCATGACCCAGGTGGCGCCGGGGCTGGCGGTGTCCAGGGCTCGCTGGACGGCCCCCGCGGCCGCCGCGACGTCGACCCCTCCCGCGACCCCGCCCTCGTGCAGCAGGTCCATCTTGAACATGTCGCTGACCCCGAACCGCGCCTGCTGGAAGCGGTAGTAGGCGGCGGCGAGCCGGGCGAAGACCGGCCCGGTCGGATCCAGCCAGTTGGGCCGGTCGAAGCCCACCCATCTGCCCTGCGGAACAGTGACCGCGCCCTGGTTCCGGGTGGCGAAGTCCGAGGGCACGGTGCCGAAGAACCCCGGCAGGACGGGCGTCATCCCGAGCGAGCGGAGGTGACGCGTGATCCGGCCGCCCAGCGTCGCGCGGGCCTCGACGAGCTGTTCGGAGACCGGACCGGCGAAGCCCGACAGGTTCTGCAGCAGCCACCACCCCTGATGGGCCGGGGCGGGGATCCAGTCGCGCAGCTCCGCCGCGCTGTAGCCGAACTCCTGGAGCGCCCGGTAGTACGGGTATTCGGCCCCGGTCGGGACGAAGACCTCGTTCACGCCGTGCAGCGCCATCAGGTCGATGTCGTGCTGGTAGGAGGCGAAGTCGCGGTAGGCGCCGGAGTACCCCTCGTCGGTGTCGTTCAGGGCGTAGCGGTGGGGCACGGACGCCGAGCGGGTGATGGTCCTGGCGACCGCGGGCAGCGTGCGGGGCAGCCGGCCGACGCTGGCGCCGGGCCATCCGAGGTCGACCCCGGCGACCCGCTCCAGATACCAGCCGACACCGGTGAGGAGGGTGGCCGGCGAGGTGCCCCGGACCACGATCGCCCCGGCCTTGCCCGAGACCGTGAAGTAGTCGCCCGAGGTGGGCTCCTCGACCGGGACGAGGGTGAACTGCGCCGCCCGGGAGGGCAGCAGGCGCTCCAGGGCGGCCCGGGCGGGCGCCGGGTCGAAGGGGACGTTCGGGCCGAGGGCCGCCGAAGGGGCGACGGAGGCGTGCGGCGGCCCGGCCGCGGCGGCGGTGGTGCCCGGCAGCGGTTGCACTCCGGGCGCGACCGCCGCCATGGCGGCGAGCACGGTGGCGGCGAGGGCGGTGCGCCGACGAGGGGTGAGGACGCCATGGCGGCGGGAGGTGAGGACGGAACGGCATCGACGGAACAGGCTGCGGCCCATGTGGCTCCTGCTGGGGGAACTGGGGGGGGGAGGGGGGAACTGGGGGAAGAGGTCAGCGACGGGGAGGGCGAGTTCAGCTGTCGGGGGTGCGCTCGGTGACCCGGGTCCCAGGGTGGGCGAGCGCGCACAGGAAAGCGACGGCCAGGGCGATCGCCATGCCGTAGAACACCCATTGGTTGGCCTCGGCGAAGTCCATCCGGATCGCGTCCCCGGCCCCTTGCAGGGCCCTCGCCACCGGCCCGTCACCGGTGGGGCCTTGGCCGTCCGGGTGACCGGTGACCGCCTCGGCGACCTTCTCCGCCGTGGCCGAGGCCTCGGCCGGCGGCAGGCCGCGGTCCTGGAGCGTGGCGGTGATGCGGTCCGTGGAGACATGGGCCAGCAGGGTACTGAAGACGGCCATGCCGATGGCGGCCGCGTAGTTGCGGATCGTCTGGGTGATGCCCGTGACCTCGCCGTACGAGGCGCCGATGGCCCGGTTGACCGCGTCGGTGGAGGCGGGTGCGAGCAGGAAGCCGATTCCGGCGCCCGCCATGGCCGCGTACGGCCACTGGTCGTGCATCGACAGATCGGTCATCTTCTGGGCCCAGAGGGAGAACCCGACCGCGCCGAGCGCGCAGCCGAGCTTCATGGCCGGGCGGGCACCACGCTTGTCGAGGATCCTGCCGCCCCACTGCGAGGCGATGCCGAAGCCGATGAAGAAGTACAACAGGAACAGCGCGGCCTGGTTCGGCGAGGCGCTCAGCGACACCTGGGCGTACACGGACGAGAAGAAGAAGACCGGCACGAAGGCGAGCATCGCGAAGAACAGCACGAGACTGTCGACCGTGAAGGCCCGGTCCCGGAAGACGTCGAAGTCGATCAGCGGGTGGGTGGTGCGCCGCTCGTGGCCGAGGAAGAGCACCAGGACGAGCAGGCCGCCGATGACACAGGCCCAGGTCGCGACGCTGCCCCAGCCCCAGGACGAGGCCTGCTGGAAGCCCAGCACGCTCAGACCCATCCCGACGGCGACGAGCGCGGCACCGACGACGTCCAGCCGTTCGGAGCGGCGGCTCTCGGGGATTCGGGCGAGCAGGGCGAGCACGATGGCGACGACGGCCACCGGCACGTTGACCCAGAAGATCGCCCGCCAGGTCCACGCGGTCAGCCAGCCGCCGAGCAGGGGCCCGAGGGCGGTGAGGGCACCGGAGAGCCCGAAGAAGAGCGCGAGGGCCCGGCCGCGCCGCTCGACGGGGAAGACGGCGATGACGACGGCCAGCGCCGCCGGGAACATCAGGGCCGCGCCGAGGCCCTGGGTGGCGCGGAAGACGATCAGCCAGGTCTCCGCGAGGCCGCCGGCCGGCACACATCCGCACAGCACCGACGAGAGGACGAAGACCAGGGTGCCGACCAGCATGACGAGGCGGTGTCCGAAGAGGTCGGAGAGCCGGCCACCGAGCGCGAAGAACGCGGCGAGGGAGAGCAGGTAGGCGTTGACGACCCACTGCATGCCGGAGGAGGAGAGCCCGAGCTCGGCGGTGATGTTCGGGGCGGCGATCGACACGATGGTCTGGTCGATGAAGGTCATCGACACCGCGAAGAGCATGGCGGTGAGCGCCAGCTGCCGGCGGGGCGCCTCGGCGGTGGTGCGGGCCGGCGCGGGGGGTGGGGGAGTACCTGCCATGTACGGATGATCGTCCCGGGACACCGGGCGTGCATGCCGGGGCCGCCGCCCGGGGGGCGGCGGCGCCGGAAGGGTGAAGCGTTGACGACGGGAGCCGTACCGAGCCCCGCCGGACGAGGCTCAGCCGAAGCTAGGACACCAGACCCTGGCCCTCCAGCTCGGTCAGCCGCACGGTGCAGAGACCCCCGCGCTCGGCCTTCACCTCCGTCACCGTCAGCTGGGTGCCCGGCGCGAGGATGTACTCCTCCTCGCCCGTGAACGCCGAGAACCGCCGGATCGCCACCGCCCGCGCCGGCGTGACCTCGAACAGGGTCCGCCTGCCGCGACTCCCGAGGAAGGCCTTCGCCACGCCCAGCTCGGACGTGCACGACGACACGCCCCACCACGTCACCGTCTGCCCCAGCGGATACTGCGACCGCAGATCCAGCGCCACACCCCGCCACAACGGCCGGGTCTGCGCCGGCAGTGACTCCACCGCCGAGAACAGCAGCCGCAGATACGGCAGGTAGGGCACCAGCCGCTCCCGGTCGGGGGACCGCAGCACGGCGTTGATCTCACGGTAGAACGCCGACTCGCAGGTGTAGAGGTGCAGCGCCGAGATCGCGTCGGCGGAGAGTCCCTCACCGAACGCGGACTCCCCGAGCGCCGCCTCGGCGACCTTCGACTCGCCGAACGTGCTCGACCTCTCGATGTGCCGGTCCAGCCGTGCGAGGACCCGTGACACCGGCTCGACGGCCTTGCGGAAGTCCATCAGCGGGGTGTCGAACACCCCGGTGATGGCCGGAAGGACGAGTCCCTCGTCCTTGACGCTCGTGAGCCGCTCCAGATACAGCTGGTGCAGCTCCATCGTCGAGGCGATGAACGCCCCCATCCGCTCCGCGACGTCGCCGCCCGCCGTGCCGTCCGCGCCTGCCGCCTTCCGGTCCCAGCCCTTGCTCGGCAGCCAGTCGACCGGCTCGGCGCCCACTGCGGCCAGCGCGTCGTTCACCTGGGCGAAGTGGTCCCCGTCGCAGAAGCTGTCGCCCTGGGCGGCCGGGTTCGCGTGGTCGAGGTGACGGACCTCGACACCCGGATACTTCTTCTCCAGCCGCTGGACGACCCTCTTCAGGCTCCGGGCGTGCGCGCCCCACCAGGCGAACACCACACCCCGGTCCTCCTCCGAGGCGTCCTGCTTCGCCCGGAGGATCTCCTCGACGATCTGCTCGGCCACCGGCCGCCAGAACGTCGTGTGATGATCCGTCGGCATCGCCCCGTCCGCACTCGCCGTGAGAGAGGCGTTGAGCAGCAGCACACCCTGGGTGAGCATCGCCTGGAACCACTCGGGCGGTGCGACGGTGTCCTCCTTCTTCAACAGCGCCCGGACGTCGGCGATCGGCGTCTTCTTGACGATGCCGTACTTCCACACCGCGGCCGCCTTGATGATGCAGCGGATGCTGACCACACGGCCGAACTGACTGTCCTTCCAGTCGTTGAAGGTGTTGTCGAACATCGCGATACCGGTCGCGCTCTCCGCCCGCGGATACGGATTCTGCCCGAAGGCGACCACCTTCCACTTGTGCGGCGGATGAGGCTTCAACGCCTGAAACGTCAACTCGCGCACCGGAACCACCTCCGGACTGCGCTTCGGACCGATGAAGTCGGCCGCCCCCGGCTGCGCCTCGATCACCGGAGCCAGCAGCGGAAGCCACGGCTCACCGCCCCCGGTGAACAGATCGGCGAGGCCCAGGGGGTCCCCGGCGGAGGAACCCGCGTCGCCGCCGGCCGTCACGTCGACATCATTCACGAGAACAGAACTCCCAGAACTCGGACCGGCCGCCCCCTCGGGCCCACCGGAGTGCTGTACGGATGAGGTGTGGTCGTCGCCGGCGTCCCCGCCCTGTGCGGTGCCGGCCTGCGGAACCTTCGCGTCAGTGACGAAAGGAACGTCGCTGCGGGACGTTGATCCGGACCCGCCGCGCGGACCCCGCTCCCTCGATGTCGTCGAGCTGCCCGAGCACCGCGGCCCGCAGCTCGTCGTAGTCCGCGAATCCGTGGTCGTGGAAGAGCGCGTAGCCCGTCCACATCAGATTGGCGCACACCCCCGCGGGCACCCGGCCCGTCTGCGCGCCCATCCCCACGAGCGCCACCGACCTGATGCTCCCGGGCTTCACCCGGTTCTGCAGGTGCACCGCCTGGAACGCCGCCGCGCACGCCAGCGCCACGTTCATCGTCTCGCTGACGTTCTGCGAGGACTGCCGCATGGTCGGCGTCGAGATCAGATACCGCGGTACGGCCGCCCCGGACGGGACGCACACCGCGCTGCCCACCGGCAGGCTCCCGCCGAACCGGTCGCGGATCGCCCGCTGCACCCTCACCTGGATTCCCGCGCCGAGGTGCCGCTTGACGACGGCGTCGACGCCACCGTCCATCCGGCCCCGGGCGTTGGTGGGGGACACCCACGCGTCGACATCCACGTCGAGCAGGGAGCCGCGCCGGATCTCCACCTCGGGCGTGTCCGCGAACGCGGACCGCCAGGCCGCCACCACCTCGTCGTTGACATCGACCAGAACGACCCTCAACGCACGCTCGACACCCACGAATTCGCCCCTCTCGCACTACCGCTCGAACAAGATCGAAGCTATCGCGAGGCACTGACAACGCGGCCGTGACAGAGACGGCGGCGGCCCGCAGGCGCCGGTGGGACGGACCCCGTGCCCGGATCCGGGGGAGTGCGCCGGTTGGGTGACAGCCCGAGCCGCTGACTCCAGGATCCGGCGAGGACATCGTCCGGCCCCGGCTGCCCGACACCAACGTGTCACTGCGCTCCGAGGTCCGCGACGGCACCTTCGCCGGCCGTTTCGCCGAGCGGAACCAGGCCCGCCACCACGGCCGCGACCGGACCGTCGCCTTCGCGGTGCCGTCCGGATGGACGGCGAAGCAGGTCGCGGCCGCTCCGCCGCGGACCCTGGCCGCCGGTTCCTGGGCTGCCCGGTCGCCTCGGCGGCCCCGGCCGGCCCCAGGTGGCTCCCCTCGACTTGATAGGCAAGTGGATGCTTGCCTATCCTGGGGTGGTGGCCGACGACCTCTTCAAAGCACTGGCCGACCCCACCCGCCGCACCATCCTCGACGAGCTGACGCAGAAGTCCGGACAGACGCTGTTCGAGATCTGCGCCCGGCTGAGCATGAAGCACCAGCTCGGCATCTCGCGCCAGGGCGTCTCCCAGCATCTTGCCGTGCTGGAGGGCGCCGGGCTCGTCGAGACCCGACGGGAGGGGCGCTACAAGTTCCACGACCTGAACACGGCCCCGTTGCGGCAGATCGCCGACCGGTGGCTCGCCCCCCACCCGTCCGGACCGGAGGAGAACACCCCATGAAGATCCACCTGACCAGCGTCTTCGTCGACGACCAGGCCGAGGCCGAGCGCTTCTACACCGAGATCCTCGGCTTCGTGAAGAAGCACGATGTTCCGCTGGGCGAGACGGACCGATGGCTGACCGTCGTCTCGCCCGACGAAGTCGACGGCACCGAACTCCTCCTGGAGCCTGCCGGCCACCCGGCCGTCAAGCCGTACCGCGACGCGCTCGTCCAGGACGGCATCCCGCTCGCCCAGTTCGCCGTGGACGACGTGCGGGCCGAGTTCGAGCGCCTGACCGCCCTCGGGGTCCGGTTCACCCAGGAGCCCCTGGAGATGGGGCCCGTCACCACCGCCGTCTTCGACGACACCTGCGGCAACCTGATCCAGATCGCGACCAAGCCGGAGTAGCGGCGGAGTACGTACGGCGGCGGCTCGCGCGCGAGGATCGCGACAGCCGCCGTGCCCCCGCGCGTCCCGTCAGGGGTGCCGCGGGGCGCGCCGTACGAGGGAGGCCGCCACGGCCGTCAGCCCGCTTCCGAAGCCCGCTCCGAGAACGGCCCAGGTGGCGGGGTGCGTCCAGGCGGCCGGGGGCAGCTGCTCCGCCAGGACGAAGACCCCCATGACGACGACGAACCAGCCGAAGGCCGCCCGAAGGGTGTCCTGCGGGATGCGGCCCGACAGGCGCGCGCCGGCCGTGCTGCCGATGACGGCGGCCGCGGTGACGGTCAGGGCGAGACCCCCGTCGAGCGTCACGCCCGTGAGGTGACCGGCGAGTCCGGCGAACGAGTTCATCGCGATGACGAGGAGCGAGGTCCCGACCGCGACACCCATCGGCAGTCCGCCGAGGATCGCGAGGGCCGGGACGACGAGAAACCCGCCGCCGGAGCCGACCAGTCCCGTCACGGCACCCACGGCCAGCCCCTTGGCGGCGAGGCCCGCGAGGACCGGACCACCCTCCTCGGTCCGGGCCTTCTCGGCCACCGCCTCCTCGGTCCGGACCTCCTCGGGCCGCTCCTCCTCCGGCCGCGCCACCGCGGGCCGATCCGCCTCACGCCCTGGACGTGGC is a window encoding:
- a CDS encoding alpha-N-acetylglucosaminidase, which codes for MGRSLFRRCRSVLTSRRHGVLTPRRRTALAATVLAAMAAVAPGVQPLPGTTAAAAGPPHASVAPSAALGPNVPFDPAPARAALERLLPSRAAQFTLVPVEEPTSGDYFTVSGKAGAIVVRGTSPATLLTGVGWYLERVAGVDLGWPGASVGRLPRTLPAVARTITRSASVPHRYALNDTDEGYSGAYRDFASYQHDIDLMALHGVNEVFVPTGAEYPYYRALQEFGYSAAELRDWIPAPAHQGWWLLQNLSGFAGPVSEQLVEARATLGGRITRHLRSLGMTPVLPGFFGTVPSDFATRNQGAVTVPQGRWVGFDRPNWLDPTGPVFARLAAAYYRFQQARFGVSDMFKMDLLHEGGVAGGVDVAAAAGAVQRALDTASPGATWVMLGWQNNPTPALLSGVDRRRVLIVDGLSDRYDGLDRETRWGGTPYAFGTIPNFGGHTSIGANTGAWVNRFHAWLGKQDSALRGIAYLPEGTGGNPAAFDLFTELAWQPGPIDQKSWFAAYAARRYGGTDPHAAAAWEQLRRGPYSMRSGTWSEPQDSLFTARPALTAATAAKWSPRAMRYDAATVERALAELLQVAPRLRTTDAYRFDLVDVARQALTNRSRVLLPRIKAAYEAEDLAGFRALVREWQEQEELLGRLVGSDRRFLIGPWLADARSWGADRAERDRLEYDARSILTTWADKGPSESGGLHDYANREWSGLVQDVYAPRWAAYFASLDRALVNGTQPLAVDWFAHDDAWARGHQRYPTTPTGDPFALAGEVLAALAAPAGPAASADTLRSPRIRLQYRSQPATRKVSTGESWPTH
- a CDS encoding MFS transporter, giving the protein MLFAVSMTFIDQTIVSIAAPNITAELGLSSSGMQWVVNAYLLSLAAFFALGGRLSDLFGHRLVMLVGTLVFVLSSVLCGCVPAGGLAETWLIVFRATQGLGAALMFPAALAVVIAVFPVERRGRALALFFGLSGALTALGPLLGGWLTAWTWRAIFWVNVPVAVVAIVLALLARIPESRRSERLDVVGAALVAVGMGLSVLGFQQASSWGWGSVATWACVIGGLLVLVLFLGHERRTTHPLIDFDVFRDRAFTVDSLVLFFAMLAFVPVFFFSSVYAQVSLSASPNQAALFLLYFFIGFGIASQWGGRILDKRGARPAMKLGCALGAVGFSLWAQKMTDLSMHDQWPYAAMAGAGIGFLLAPASTDAVNRAIGASYGEVTGITQTIRNYAAAIGMAVFSTLLAHVSTDRITATLQDRGLPPAEASATAEKVAEAVTGHPDGQGPTGDGPVARALQGAGDAIRMDFAEANQWVFYGMAIALAVAFLCALAHPGTRVTERTPDS
- a CDS encoding ADP-ribosyltransferase domain-containing protein, encoding MNDVDVTAGGDAGSSAGDPLGLADLFTGGGEPWLPLLAPVIEAQPGAADFIGPKRSPEVVPVRELTFQALKPHPPHKWKVVAFGQNPYPRAESATGIAMFDNTFNDWKDSQFGRVVSIRCIIKAAAVWKYGIVKKTPIADVRALLKKEDTVAPPEWFQAMLTQGVLLLNASLTASADGAMPTDHHTTFWRPVAEQIVEEILRAKQDASEEDRGVVFAWWGAHARSLKRVVQRLEKKYPGVEVRHLDHANPAAQGDSFCDGDHFAQVNDALAAVGAEPVDWLPSKGWDRKAAGADGTAGGDVAERMGAFIASTMELHQLYLERLTSVKDEGLVLPAITGVFDTPLMDFRKAVEPVSRVLARLDRHIERSSTFGESKVAEAALGESAFGEGLSADAISALHLYTCESAFYREINAVLRSPDRERLVPYLPYLRLLFSAVESLPAQTRPLWRGVALDLRSQYPLGQTVTWWGVSSCTSELGVAKAFLGSRGRRTLFEVTPARAVAIRRFSAFTGEEEYILAPGTQLTVTEVKAERGGLCTVRLTELEGQGLVS
- a CDS encoding macro domain-containing protein, with product MGVERALRVVLVDVNDEVVAAWRSAFADTPEVEIRRGSLLDVDVDAWVSPTNARGRMDGGVDAVVKRHLGAGIQVRVQRAIRDRFGGSLPVGSAVCVPSGAAVPRYLISTPTMRQSSQNVSETMNVALACAAAFQAVHLQNRVKPGSIRSVALVGMGAQTGRVPAGVCANLMWTGYALFHDHGFADYDELRAAVLGQLDDIEGAGSARRVRINVPQRRSFRH
- a CDS encoding metalloregulator ArsR/SmtB family transcription factor yields the protein MADDLFKALADPTRRTILDELTQKSGQTLFEICARLSMKHQLGISRQGVSQHLAVLEGAGLVETRREGRYKFHDLNTAPLRQIADRWLAPHPSGPEENTP
- a CDS encoding VOC family protein, encoding MKIHLTSVFVDDQAEAERFYTEILGFVKKHDVPLGETDRWLTVVSPDEVDGTELLLEPAGHPAVKPYRDALVQDGIPLAQFAVDDVRAEFERLTALGVRFTQEPLEMGPVTTAVFDDTCGNLIQIATKPE
- a CDS encoding sulfite exporter TauE/SafE family protein; the encoded protein is MIVLVVAASLLIGVSLGVLGGGGSILTVPILVYLAGQGTKEAIATSLFVVGVTSLAALVPHARARRVRWRTGLLFGGFSMAGAYGGGRLAEYVPGTVLLAGFALMMLATAVAMLRRPRPGREADRPAVARPEEERPEEVRTEEAVAEKARTEEGGPVLAGLAAKGLAVGAVTGLVGSGGGFLVVPALAILGGLPMGVAVGTSLLVIAMNSFAGLAGHLTGVTLDGGLALTVTAAAVIGSTAGARLSGRIPQDTLRAAFGWFVVVMGVFVLAEQLPPAAWTHPATWAVLGAGFGSGLTAVAASLVRRAPRHP